In Phoenix dactylifera cultivar Barhee BC4 chromosome 11, palm_55x_up_171113_PBpolish2nd_filt_p, whole genome shotgun sequence, the following are encoded in one genomic region:
- the LOC120112445 gene encoding LOW QUALITY PROTEIN: probable NAD(P)H dehydrogenase (quinone) FQR1-like 2 (The sequence of the model RefSeq protein was modified relative to this genomic sequence to represent the inferred CDS: inserted 1 base in 1 codon; deleted 1 base in 1 codon) codes for MGKGGGCVPSKKRQPASRREKAVGARNAPVPPEDKSHEDSDAAAAPPPAELKLKLFIVFYSMYGHVEGLAKQMKKGVDGIDGVEGVLYRVPETLPPEVLEQMKAPPKDLEIPVISAAELVEADGILFGFPTRFGCMAAQMKAFFDATGNLWREQKLVGKPAGFFVSTGTQGGGQETTAWTAITQLAHHGMLYVPXGYTFGAGMFKMDDIRGGSPYGAGVFAGDGSREPTEMELALAEHQGKYMASIVKRLVHL; via the exons ATGGGGAAAGGAGGAGGTTGCGTGCCGAGCAAGAAGCGGCAGCCTGCG TCGCGTCGGGAGAAGGCGGTCGGCGCGAGGAACGCCCCTGTCCCCCCCGAGGACAAGAGCCACGAGGACTCCGATGCCGCGGCAGCGCCGCCGCCGGCGGAGCTAAAGCTGAAGCTCTTCATCGTGTTCTATTCCATGTATGGCCACGTGGAGGGCCTGGCGAAGCAGATGAAGAAAGGGGTGGACGGCATCGACGGTGTCGAGGGTGTTTTGTACCGCGTCCCGGAGACGCTCCCGCCGGAGGTCTTGGAGCAGATGAAGGCGCCGCCCAAGGACCTGGAGATCCCAGTCATATCGGCGGCGGAACTGGTGGAGGCGGACGGCATACTGTTTGGATTCCCGACGAGGTTTGGGTGCATGGCGGCGCAGATGAAGGCCTTCTTTGATGCCACTGGGAACCTGTGGAGGGAGCAGAAGCTCGTTGGCAAGCCCGCCGGATTCTTTGTGAGCACTGGGACCCAGGGAGGAGGGCAGGAAACCACTGC ATGGACTGCAATTACCCAGTTAGCCCACCATGGGATGCTATATGTTC TTGGTTACACTTTTGGAGCAGGTATGTTCAAGATGGATGACATCAGAGGGGGTTCTCCATATGGTGCTGGTGTTTTCGCCGGTGATGGCTCAAGGGAACCTACTGAAATGGAGCTTGCTCTTGCTGAGCACCAGGGAAAATATATGGCTTCAATAGTCAAGAGGCTGGTGCATCTTTAA